In one Rhinopithecus roxellana isolate Shanxi Qingling chromosome 1, ASM756505v1, whole genome shotgun sequence genomic region, the following are encoded:
- the PAQR9 gene encoding membrane progestin receptor epsilon isoform X2 has translation MPRRLQPRGAGTKGPPAPAPAASGAARNAHSAASRDPPASAKPLLRWDEVPDDFVECFILSGYRRLPCTAQECLASVLKPTNETLNFWTHFIPLLLFLSKFCRLFFLSGGDVPFHHPWLLPLWCYASGVLLTFAMSCTAHVFSCLSLRLRAAFFYLDYASISYYGFGSTVAYYYYLLPGLSLLDARVMTPYVQQRLGWHVDCTRLIAAYRALVLPVAFVLAVACTVACCKSRTDWCTYPFALRTFVFVMPLSMACPIMLESWLFDLRGENPTLFVHFYRRYFWLVVAAFFNVSKIPERIQPGLFDIIGHSHQLFHIFTFLSIYDQVYYVEEGLRQFLQAPPAAPTFSGTVGYMLLLVVCLGLVIRKFLNNSEFCSKK, from the coding sequence ATGCCGCGGCGCCTGCAGCCCCGGGGCGCGGGCACAAAGGGCCCACCGGCCCCGGCTCCGGCAGCTTCGGGGGCCGCCCGGAACGCCCACTCTGCCGCCTCCCGGGACCCCCCAGCGTCTGCCAAGCCGCTGCTGCGCTGGGACGAGGTGCCCGACGACTTCGTGGAGTGCTTCATCCTGTCAGGCTACCGGCGTCTGCCGTGCACGGCCCAGGAGTGCCTAGCCTCGGTGCTGAAGCCCACCAACGAGACGCTTAACTTCTGGACGCACTTCATCCCGCTGCTGCTGTTCCTGAGCAAGTTCTGCCGTTTGTTCTTCCTGAGCGGCGGCGACGTGCCCTTCCACCACCCGTGGCTGCTGCCGCTGTGGTGCTACGCGTCGGGAGTGCTGCTGACCTTCGCCATGAGCTGCACGGCGCACGTGTTCAGCTGCCTGTCGCTGCGCCTGCGCGCCGCCTTCTTCTACCTGGACTACGCGTCCATCAGCTACTACGGCTTCGGCAGCACGGTGGCCTACTACTACTACCTGCTGCCCGGCCTCAGCTTGCTCGATGCCAGAGTCATGACTCCATACGTGCAGCAGCGCCTGGGCTGGCACGTGGACTGCACGCGCCTTATCGCCGCCTACCGTGCCCTGGTGCTGCCCGTGGCCTTCGTGCTGGCGGTGGCTTGCACTGTGGCCTGCTGCAAGAGCCGTACCGACTGGTGTACCTACCCGTTCGCGCTGCGCACCTTCGTCTTTGTCATGCCGCTCAGCATGGCCTGCCCCATTATGCTCGAGAGCTGGCTCTTCGACCTGCGTGGGGAGAACCCCACACTCTTCGTGCACTTCTACCGCCGCTACTTCTGGCTGGTGGTGGCCGCCTTCTTCAATGTAAGCAAGATCCCCGAGCGCATCCAGCCGGGTCTCTTCGACATAATCGGCCACAGCCACCAGCTCTTCCACATCTTCACCTTCCTCAGCATCTACGACCAGGTGTACTACGTAGAAGAGGGCCTGCGCCAGTTCCTCCAGGCGCCGCCTGCTGCACCCACTTTCTCGGGTACTGTGGGCTACATGCTGCTGCTGGTGGTCTGCCTGGGGCTCGTCATCAGGAAGTTCCTAAACAACTCCGAATTCTGCAGTAAAAAGTGA
- the PAQR9 gene encoding membrane progestin receptor epsilon isoform X1 — MPRRLQPRGAGTKGPPAPAPAASGAARNAHSAASRDPPASAKPLLRWDEVPDDFVECFILSGYRRLPCTAQECLASVLKPTNETLNFWTHFIPLLLFLSKFCRLFFLSGGDVPFHHPWLLPLWCYASGVLLTFAMSCTAHVFSCLSLRLRAAFFYLDYASISYYGFGSTVAYYYYLLPGLSLLDARVMTPYVQQRLGWHVDCTRLIAAYRALVLPVAFVLAVACTVACCKSRTDWCTYPFALRTFVFVMPLSMACPIMLESWLFDLRGENPTLFVHFYRRYFWLVVAAFFNVSKIPERIQPGLFDIIGHSHQLFHIFTFLSIYDQVYYVEEGLRQFLQAPPAAPTFSGTVGYMLLLVVCLGLVIRKFLNNSEFCSKKSCQGDKWWKIALKQKVAEGSSSEVSHFP; from the exons ATGCCGCGGCGCCTGCAGCCCCGGGGCGCGGGCACAAAGGGCCCACCGGCCCCGGCTCCGGCAGCTTCGGGGGCCGCCCGGAACGCCCACTCTGCCGCCTCCCGGGACCCCCCAGCGTCTGCCAAGCCGCTGCTGCGCTGGGACGAGGTGCCCGACGACTTCGTGGAGTGCTTCATCCTGTCAGGCTACCGGCGTCTGCCGTGCACGGCCCAGGAGTGCCTAGCCTCGGTGCTGAAGCCCACCAACGAGACGCTTAACTTCTGGACGCACTTCATCCCGCTGCTGCTGTTCCTGAGCAAGTTCTGCCGTTTGTTCTTCCTGAGCGGCGGCGACGTGCCCTTCCACCACCCGTGGCTGCTGCCGCTGTGGTGCTACGCGTCGGGAGTGCTGCTGACCTTCGCCATGAGCTGCACGGCGCACGTGTTCAGCTGCCTGTCGCTGCGCCTGCGCGCCGCCTTCTTCTACCTGGACTACGCGTCCATCAGCTACTACGGCTTCGGCAGCACGGTGGCCTACTACTACTACCTGCTGCCCGGCCTCAGCTTGCTCGATGCCAGAGTCATGACTCCATACGTGCAGCAGCGCCTGGGCTGGCACGTGGACTGCACGCGCCTTATCGCCGCCTACCGTGCCCTGGTGCTGCCCGTGGCCTTCGTGCTGGCGGTGGCTTGCACTGTGGCCTGCTGCAAGAGCCGTACCGACTGGTGTACCTACCCGTTCGCGCTGCGCACCTTCGTCTTTGTCATGCCGCTCAGCATGGCCTGCCCCATTATGCTCGAGAGCTGGCTCTTCGACCTGCGTGGGGAGAACCCCACACTCTTCGTGCACTTCTACCGCCGCTACTTCTGGCTGGTGGTGGCCGCCTTCTTCAATGTAAGCAAGATCCCCGAGCGCATCCAGCCGGGTCTCTTCGACATAATCGGCCACAGCCACCAGCTCTTCCACATCTTCACCTTCCTCAGCATCTACGACCAGGTGTACTACGTAGAAGAGGGCCTGCGCCAGTTCCTCCAGGCGCCGCCTGCTGCACCCACTTTCTCGGGTACTGTGGGCTACATGCTGCTGCTGGTGGTCTGCCTGGGGCTCGTCATCAGGAAGTTCCTAAACAACTCCGAATTCTGCAGTAAAAA GTCCTGCCAAGGGGACAAATGGTGGAAGATTGCATTGAAACAAAAAGTAGCAGAAGGCAG TTCATCAGAAGTTTCCCATTTCCCgtaa